In a genomic window of Oncorhynchus keta strain PuntledgeMale-10-30-2019 chromosome 26, Oket_V2, whole genome shotgun sequence:
- the LOC118382825 gene encoding acyl-CoA Delta-6 desaturase-like isoform X13: MGGGGQQTESSEPAKGDGVGPGGGRGGSAVYTWEEVQKHCHRSDQWLVIDRKVYNITQWAKRHPGGIRVISHFAGEDATEAFSAFHPDPNFVRKFLKPLLIGELAPTEPSQDQGKNAVLVQDFQALRDRVESEGLLRARPLFFSLYLGHILLLEALALGLLWVWGTSWSLTLLCSLMLATSQAQAGWLQHDYGHLSVCKKSSCNHVLQKFVIGHLKGASANWWNHRHFQHHAKPNVFSKDPDVNSLHVFVLGDKQPVEYGIKKLKYMPYHHQHQYFFLIGPPLLIPVYFHIQILRTMFLRQDWVDLAWSMSFYLRFFCCYYPFFGFFGSVALISFVRFLESHWFVWVTQMNHLPMEMEHERHQDWLTMQVTCHHY, from the exons ATGGGGGGCGGAGGTCAGCAGACAGAGTCAAGCGAGCCGGCCAAGGGTGACGGGGTTGGGCCCGGTGGAGGGCGAGGTGGCAGTGCAGTCTACACCTGGGAAGAGGTTCAGAAGCACTGCCACAGAAGCGACCAGTGGTTGGTCATCGACAGGAAGGTCTATAATATTACCCAGTGGGCGAAGAGACACCCGGGGGGCATCAGGGTCATCAGTCACTTTGCTGGAGAAGATGCCACG GAAGCATTTTCCGCATTCCATCCCGATCCTAATTTTGTCAGGAAGTTTCTGAAGCCGTTGCTGATTGGAGAGCTGGCACCGACAGAGCCCAGCCAGGACCAGGGGAAAAAC GCAGTACTGGTGCAGGACTTCCAGGCCCTGCGCGACCGTGTGGAGAGTGAGGGTCTGCTCCGTGCCCGCCCCCTCTTCTTCAGCCTCTACCTGGGCCACATCCTGCTACTAGAGGCCCTGGCTTTGGGCCTGCTCTGGGTCTGGGGGACCAGCTGGAGCCTCACACTGCTCTGTTCCCTCATGCTGGCCACGTCTCAG GCCCAAGCTGGCTGGCTGCAGCATGACTACGGCCACCTGTCAGTCTGCAAGAAATCTAGTTGTAATCACGTACTGCAAAAGTTTGTCATTGGACACCTAAAG GGTGCCTCTGCTAACTGGTGGAACCATCGTCACTTCCAGCACCACGCTAAGCCCAACGTGTTTAGTAAAGATCCTGATGTCAACTCACTGCATGTCTTCGTCCTGGGAGACAAACAGCCTGTAGAG TATGGTATAAAGAAGTTGAAGTACATGCCCTACCATCACCAACACCAGTACTTCTTCCTCA TTGGACCTCCACTACTTATTCCAGTGTATTTCCACATCCAGATATTGCGGACCATGTTTTTACGACAGGACTGGGTG GATCTGGCGTGGTCGATGAGTTTCTACCTTCGCTTCTTCTGCTGTTACTATCCCTTCTTTGGTTTCTTTGGCTCAGTAGCATTGATCAGCTTCGTCAG gtTTTTGGAAAGCCATTGGTTTGTATGGGTGACCCAGATGAATCACCTTCCTATGGAGATGGAACACGAGCGACACCAGGACTGGCTCACCATGCAG